From the Elusimicrobiota bacterium genome, one window contains:
- a CDS encoding NAD-dependent epimerase/dehydratase family protein, which produces MKKTLVTGGAGFIGSHVVERLLEEGDRVVAYDDLSTGFLRHLDAARRSPRFRFVKGNLRDERRLRAAMKGCGSVVHLAANADVRFGLRHPERDLEENTRGTFRVLEAMRACGAKEILFSSTGSVYGEPAVFPTPEDAPFPRQTSLYGASKLAGEALISAYCEGFGLRGRVFRFVSILGERYSHGHVFDFCRKLLADPRRLELLGDGRQRKSYLHVGDCVSALLLARRRAKAPFEVFNLGVDDWCTAEQSARWIAARMGLKPRITRTGGRRGWVGDSPFIFLDARRIRRLGWKPRLGIRESVHRTLDWLLENRWILDRR; this is translated from the coding sequence ATGAAGAAGACGCTCGTGACCGGAGGGGCGGGCTTCATCGGCAGCCACGTCGTCGAGCGCCTGCTGGAGGAAGGCGACCGCGTCGTCGCCTACGACGACCTCTCGACCGGCTTCCTGCGCCATCTCGACGCCGCGCGCCGCAGCCCGCGCTTCCGCTTCGTGAAGGGGAACCTCCGCGACGAACGCCGTCTGCGCGCCGCGATGAAGGGCTGCGGGAGCGTCGTCCACCTCGCCGCCAACGCCGACGTGCGCTTCGGTCTCCGGCACCCCGAGCGCGACCTCGAGGAGAACACCCGCGGGACCTTCCGGGTCCTCGAGGCCATGCGCGCCTGCGGGGCGAAGGAGATCCTCTTCAGCTCCACCGGCTCCGTCTACGGCGAGCCCGCGGTCTTTCCGACGCCCGAAGACGCCCCCTTCCCGCGCCAGACTTCGCTCTACGGGGCCTCCAAGCTCGCCGGCGAGGCGCTGATCTCGGCCTACTGCGAGGGCTTCGGCTTGCGCGGCCGCGTCTTCCGCTTCGTGAGCATCCTCGGAGAGCGCTACTCGCACGGCCACGTCTTCGACTTCTGCCGCAAGCTGCTCGCCGACCCCCGCCGCCTCGAGCTCCTCGGCGACGGCCGCCAGCGCAAGAGCTACCTCCACGTGGGCGACTGCGTGTCGGCTCTGCTGCTGGCCCGGCGCCGGGCGAAGGCCCCCTTCGAGGTCTTCAACCTCGGCGTCGACGACTGGTGCACGGCCGAGCAGTCCGCGCGCTGGATCGCCGCGCGCATGGGCCTGAAGCCCCGCATCACGCGCACCGGCGGACGGCGCGGGTGGGTCGGCGACAGCCCCTTCATCTTCCTCGACGCGCGCAGGATCCGGCGCCTGGGCTGGAAGCCCCGGCTCGGCATCCGCGAGAGCGTCCACCGCACGCTCGACTGGCTCCTGGAGAACCGATGGATCCTCGACCGCCGCTGA
- a CDS encoding SDR family oxidoreductase, with translation MDPRPPLRLEGRAALVTGASQGLGRAIAARFAAEGADLVLCARTARALEEAREELAGALAPGRRLVTVAADVSKGEDVERLAKTALEEFPDLGVIVNNAGVYGTFGPLEEVDWSDWVRTIEVNLLGPALVCRAFLPHLKRRRGGKIINLSGGGATAPMPRISAYAASKAALVRMTETLAEETRGLGIDVNAVAPGAMNTRMLEQALAAGPELLGAKVHERLLKQKKEGGVPPAKAAALCAFLASAESDGITGKLLSAVWDPWAELPGRRKELETDIYTLRRIVPKDRGMNWGG, from the coding sequence ATGGATCCTCGACCGCCGCTGAGATTGGAGGGACGGGCCGCCCTCGTCACCGGCGCGAGCCAGGGACTCGGACGCGCGATCGCCGCGCGCTTCGCCGCCGAAGGCGCCGACCTCGTGCTCTGCGCCCGGACGGCGCGGGCGCTCGAGGAGGCCCGCGAGGAGCTCGCCGGCGCGCTCGCCCCGGGCCGCCGCCTCGTCACCGTGGCCGCCGACGTCTCGAAGGGCGAGGACGTCGAGCGGCTCGCGAAGACGGCCCTCGAGGAGTTCCCCGACCTCGGCGTCATCGTCAACAACGCGGGCGTCTACGGCACCTTCGGGCCCCTCGAGGAGGTCGACTGGTCCGACTGGGTGCGCACCATCGAGGTCAACCTCCTCGGCCCCGCCCTCGTCTGCCGGGCCTTCCTCCCCCATCTCAAGCGCCGGCGCGGCGGGAAGATCATCAACCTCTCCGGCGGCGGGGCCACCGCCCCGATGCCGCGCATCTCGGCCTATGCGGCGTCCAAGGCCGCCCTCGTGCGCATGACCGAGACCCTCGCCGAGGAGACGCGCGGGCTCGGCATCGACGTCAACGCCGTGGCTCCGGGCGCCATGAACACGCGCATGCTCGAGCAGGCGCTGGCCGCCGGTCCCGAGCTGCTCGGCGCCAAGGTCCACGAACGGCTGCTGAAGCAGAAGAAGGAAGGCGGCGTGCCGCCGGCCAAGGCGGCCGCTCTCTGCGCCTTCCTCGCGAGCGCCGAGAGCGACGGCATCACCGGCAAGCTGCTCAGCGCGGTCTGGGACCCCTGGGCCGAGCTGCCGGGCCGCCGCAAAGAGCTCGAGACGGACATCTACACGCTGCGCCGCATCGTCCCCAAGGACCGCGGCATGAACTGGGGAGGTTAG
- a CDS encoding Gfo/Idh/MocA family oxidoreductase gives MNFAIIGCGRMGEKRAAALGKHRLVACCDIQPARAHALASKHPGCEVGDCCHSLIGRDDVDAAIVCTTHDLLARVTLACIKAGKHVLVEKPGARSAGELEPVLAAARRAGVVVKVGFNHRFHPALWKAKKLVDAGALGELMFVRGRYGHGGRLGYEKEWRADPTIGGGGELLDQGMHLIDLSRWFLGDLRKVEGFTPTYFWNMPVEDNAFLLLRTKKEQAAWLHVSWTEWKNTFSYEVYGRKGKLVVDGIGGSYGPERLTHYRMGPDMKPPKTKVWEFPGPDASWAAEFQDFLRAIRTGRRPCGDLQDAYAALQVVAAVYKEHDRGTRRPVGASR, from the coding sequence ATGAACTTCGCGATCATCGGCTGCGGGCGCATGGGCGAGAAGCGCGCCGCGGCGCTCGGGAAGCACCGCCTCGTCGCCTGCTGCGACATCCAGCCCGCGCGCGCCCACGCGCTCGCCTCCAAGCACCCCGGCTGCGAGGTCGGCGACTGCTGCCACTCCCTCATCGGCCGCGACGACGTCGACGCCGCCATCGTCTGCACGACCCACGACCTGCTCGCGCGCGTGACGCTCGCCTGCATCAAGGCGGGCAAGCACGTGCTCGTCGAGAAGCCCGGCGCGCGGAGCGCGGGGGAACTGGAGCCCGTGCTCGCCGCGGCCCGCCGCGCCGGGGTCGTCGTGAAGGTCGGCTTCAACCACCGCTTCCACCCCGCGCTCTGGAAGGCCAAGAAGCTCGTGGACGCCGGCGCGCTCGGAGAGCTCATGTTCGTGCGCGGCCGCTACGGGCACGGCGGCCGGCTCGGCTACGAGAAGGAATGGCGCGCCGACCCGACGATCGGCGGCGGCGGCGAGCTGCTCGATCAGGGCATGCACCTCATCGACCTCTCGCGCTGGTTCCTCGGCGACCTGCGCAAGGTCGAGGGCTTCACGCCCACCTACTTCTGGAACATGCCCGTCGAGGACAACGCCTTCCTCCTGCTGCGCACGAAGAAGGAGCAGGCGGCCTGGCTGCACGTCAGCTGGACCGAGTGGAAGAACACCTTCTCCTACGAGGTCTACGGCCGCAAGGGGAAGCTCGTCGTCGACGGCATCGGCGGCTCCTACGGCCCCGAGCGGCTCACCCACTACCGCATGGGCCCGGACATGAAGCCCCCCAAGACGAAGGTCTGGGAGTTCCCCGGGCCCGACGCCTCCTGGGCGGCGGAGTTCCAGGACTTCCTGCGCGCCATCCGCACCGGCCGGCGCCCCTGCGGCGACCTTCAGGACGCCTACGCGGCCCTGCAGGTCGTCGCCGCCGTCTACAAGGAGCACGACCGCGGGACGCGGCGCCCCGTCGGAGCGTCCCGATGA
- a CDS encoding galactokinase: MIICRSPLRISLGGGGTDLPSYYERRGGFVLSAAIDKYVYITLHDTFDENLIIKYSKLEKVSRREEIRHDIIREAFLLLDVQQRNLELASMADIPAGTGLGSSGSFTTALLKALHAHRKDVISPRQLADEAVEIELGRLKEPIGKQDQYIASFGGVTCFEFRKDARVDVAPLRATQETLFNLEDDLLLFFTGYSRSASDILREQDDKTKVDEAAMLENLDFVKELGLRTKAALEGGRVRELGEIMDVHWKRKKQRSGGMTNPRIDEWYEIARRNGALGGKLVGAGGGGFLLFLAEDKARLRDAMHKGGLKEVRFRFDYEGSKVVVQA; this comes from the coding sequence ATGATCATCTGCCGCAGCCCCCTGCGCATCTCGCTCGGCGGAGGTGGGACCGACCTGCCCTCCTACTACGAGCGGCGCGGCGGCTTCGTCCTCTCCGCCGCCATCGACAAGTACGTCTACATCACGCTCCACGACACCTTCGACGAGAACCTCATCATCAAGTACTCGAAGCTCGAGAAAGTCTCCCGCCGCGAGGAGATCCGCCACGACATCATCCGCGAGGCCTTCCTCCTCCTCGACGTGCAGCAGCGCAACCTCGAGCTCGCGAGCATGGCGGACATCCCCGCGGGCACCGGGCTGGGCTCCTCGGGCAGCTTCACGACCGCGCTGCTCAAGGCCCTGCACGCCCACCGCAAGGACGTCATCAGCCCGCGCCAGCTCGCCGACGAGGCCGTCGAGATCGAGCTCGGGCGCCTGAAGGAGCCCATCGGCAAGCAGGACCAGTACATCGCCTCCTTCGGCGGGGTGACCTGCTTCGAGTTCCGCAAGGACGCGCGCGTCGACGTCGCCCCCCTGCGCGCCACCCAGGAGACCCTCTTCAACCTCGAGGACGACCTCCTGCTCTTCTTCACCGGCTACTCCCGCTCCGCCTCCGACATCCTGCGCGAGCAGGACGACAAGACGAAGGTCGACGAGGCCGCGATGCTCGAGAACCTCGACTTCGTCAAGGAGCTCGGCCTGCGCACGAAGGCGGCGCTCGAGGGCGGGCGCGTCCGGGAGCTCGGCGAGATCATGGACGTCCACTGGAAGCGCAAGAAGCAGCGCTCCGGCGGGATGACCAACCCCCGCATCGACGAGTGGTACGAGATCGCGCGCCGCAACGGCGCCCTCGGCGGAAAGCTCGTCGGGGCGGGCGGCGGCGGCTTCCTCCTCTTCCTCGCGGAGGACAAGGCCCGCCTGCGCGACGCCATGCACAAGGGCGGCCTCAAGGAAGTCCGCTTCCGCTTCGACTACGAAGGGAGCAAGGTCGTGGTGCAGGCGTGA
- a CDS encoding sugar phosphate nucleotidyltransferase produces the protein MIDTAVLIAGGMATRLGALVRDLPKSLVEVAGTPFIAHQLRLLQRNGIGSVLLCVGHQGEKIERFVGDGAAFGLRVEYAYDGPRLLGTGGALLQALPKLPDAFLALYGDSYLDADYRPALRAFEAGNAPALMTVIRNEGRWGESNAQYDEGRVLRYDKRRRTAGMDHFDYGLLLFRRKAFDGASTRRPLDLADVLGPLADEGLLLGHEMTDPLFEIGSPDGLDALRRHLSPARQP, from the coding sequence GTGATCGACACCGCGGTCCTCATCGCCGGCGGCATGGCCACGCGTCTGGGCGCGCTCGTGCGCGACCTCCCCAAGTCCCTCGTCGAGGTCGCCGGGACGCCCTTCATCGCCCACCAGCTGCGCCTCCTCCAGCGAAACGGGATCGGCTCGGTCCTCCTCTGCGTCGGGCACCAGGGGGAGAAGATCGAGCGCTTCGTCGGAGACGGCGCCGCCTTCGGCCTGCGCGTCGAGTACGCCTACGACGGCCCGCGCCTCCTCGGCACCGGCGGCGCCCTGCTCCAGGCCCTGCCGAAGCTGCCCGACGCCTTCCTGGCCCTCTACGGCGACTCCTATCTCGACGCCGACTACCGCCCGGCCCTGCGCGCCTTCGAGGCGGGGAACGCCCCCGCCCTCATGACCGTCATCCGCAACGAGGGACGCTGGGGCGAGAGCAACGCCCAGTACGACGAAGGCCGGGTCCTGCGCTACGACAAGCGCCGCCGGACCGCCGGCATGGACCACTTCGACTACGGCCTGCTCCTCTTCCGCCGCAAGGCCTTCGACGGCGCCTCGACCCGGCGACCCCTCGACCTCGCCGACGTCCTGGGGCCGCTGGCCGACGAGGGGCTGCTGCTCGGCCACGAGATGACGGACCCCCTCTTCGAGATCGGATCACCCGACGGGCTCGACGCCCTGCGCCGGCATCTCTCTCCCGCGAGGCAGCCATGA
- a CDS encoding SIS domain-containing protein: MNHIDRYLDEARQVLEKLDRKALARLVEALAALRAGGGRLFVLGVGGGAGNAAHAVNDFRKICGLEAYAPTDNVAELTARVNDDGWEGVFSEWLKVSRLGPKDAVFVFSVGGGSREKNVSLNIVKALELAKTVGAKILGVVGRDGGCTAKLADACVVVPVVSPESVTAHTEAFQAVVWHLLVSHPDLQKNPMKWESVKGTR; encoded by the coding sequence ATGAACCACATCGACCGCTATCTGGACGAGGCCCGACAGGTCCTCGAGAAGCTCGACCGCAAGGCGCTCGCGCGGCTCGTCGAGGCCCTCGCGGCCCTGCGCGCGGGAGGCGGCCGACTCTTCGTCCTCGGCGTCGGCGGCGGCGCCGGGAACGCGGCCCACGCGGTCAACGACTTCCGAAAGATCTGCGGCCTCGAGGCCTACGCCCCCACCGACAACGTCGCCGAGCTCACCGCCCGCGTCAACGACGACGGCTGGGAAGGCGTCTTCTCCGAGTGGCTGAAGGTCAGCCGCCTCGGCCCGAAGGACGCGGTGTTCGTCTTCTCGGTCGGCGGCGGCAGCCGCGAGAAGAACGTGAGCCTGAACATCGTGAAGGCGCTCGAGCTCGCGAAGACCGTCGGAGCGAAGATCCTCGGCGTCGTCGGCCGCGACGGCGGGTGCACGGCGAAGCTCGCCGACGCCTGCGTCGTCGTGCCGGTCGTCTCCCCCGAGTCCGTCACCGCGCACACCGAGGCCTTCCAGGCCGTGGTCTGGCACCTGCTCGTCTCGCACCCCGACCTCCAGAAGAACCCCATGAAGTGGGAGAGCGTGAAGGGGACCCGATGA
- a CDS encoding HAD-IIIA family hydrolase — MSEKAVFLDRDGILNELVEYADTGEHESPRTVADLRMIDAAVEPLKLLQSRGYALFIISNQPSHAKGKTTLEDLKAVGLEVEKRLLAAGVKLTESFYCYHHPQGVVPALSGPCECRKPLPHFILKACEERFLVARKSWMLGDQDMDVDCGRRAGCRTALVRYAPSEAKRGNVKAEVETDSVAQAVEGILKYDAMER; from the coding sequence ATGAGCGAGAAAGCCGTCTTCCTCGACCGCGACGGCATCCTCAACGAGCTCGTGGAGTACGCCGACACCGGCGAGCACGAGTCCCCGCGGACGGTCGCGGACCTCCGGATGATCGACGCCGCCGTCGAGCCGCTCAAGCTCCTGCAGAGCCGCGGCTATGCCCTCTTCATCATCTCCAACCAGCCCAGCCACGCCAAGGGCAAGACGACGCTCGAGGACCTCAAGGCCGTCGGCCTCGAGGTCGAGAAGCGCCTCCTCGCGGCGGGCGTGAAGCTGACGGAGAGCTTCTACTGCTATCACCACCCCCAGGGCGTCGTCCCCGCCCTTTCGGGACCCTGCGAGTGCCGCAAGCCCCTGCCCCACTTCATCCTCAAGGCCTGCGAGGAGCGCTTCCTCGTCGCGCGCAAGTCCTGGATGCTCGGCGACCAGGACATGGACGTCGACTGCGGACGGCGCGCCGGCTGCCGCACCGCGCTGGTGCGCTACGCGCCCTCCGAGGCCAAGCGCGGGAACGTGAAGGCGGAAGTCGAGACCGATTCGGTCGCCCAGGCGGTGGAGGGCATCCTGAAGTACGACGCGATGGAGCGATGA
- a CDS encoding transaldolase, translating to MRKFRVEIWGDGADAESMIRAHAERSVQGFTTNPTLMRKAGVEDYEAFARKVLAKVTELPVCFEVFSDDIPDMERQARKIAAWGPNVFVKIPITNTRGESCAPLVGRLSKDGVKINVTAMLSLEQLREIAKALSPAVPSIASLFAGRVADTGLDPVPMMREALKILSGLPRCKLLWASPRELLNLVQADECGCHIITLTDDLRRKMPLLGKDLAELSLDTVKMFYGDATKAGYRL from the coding sequence ATGCGCAAGTTCCGAGTCGAGATCTGGGGCGACGGCGCCGACGCGGAGAGCATGATCCGCGCGCACGCGGAACGCTCGGTGCAGGGTTTCACGACCAATCCCACCCTCATGCGCAAGGCCGGCGTCGAGGACTACGAGGCCTTCGCGCGCAAGGTCCTGGCGAAGGTCACGGAGCTCCCCGTCTGCTTCGAGGTCTTCTCCGACGACATCCCCGACATGGAGCGCCAGGCGCGGAAGATCGCCGCCTGGGGCCCCAACGTGTTCGTGAAGATCCCGATCACCAACACCCGCGGCGAGTCCTGCGCCCCCCTCGTCGGCCGCCTCTCCAAAGACGGGGTGAAGATCAACGTCACGGCGATGCTGAGCCTCGAGCAGCTCCGCGAGATCGCGAAGGCGCTGAGCCCCGCCGTCCCGTCCATCGCCTCGCTCTTCGCCGGCCGCGTCGCCGACACCGGCCTCGACCCCGTCCCCATGATGCGGGAGGCCCTGAAGATCCTCTCCGGCCTGCCCAGGTGCAAGCTGCTCTGGGCCAGCCCGCGCGAGCTCCTCAACCTCGTCCAGGCCGACGAATGCGGCTGCCACATCATCACGCTCACCGACGACCTGCGCAGGAAGATGCCCCTGCTGGGCAAGGACCTCGCCGAGCTCTCGCTCGACACCGTGAAGATGTTTTACGGAGACGCTACGAAGGCAGGCTACCGTCTGTAG
- the rmuC gene encoding DNA recombination protein RmuC, protein MEPILGVLLFVAGAAAGFFAARKLFPAASAGLEEALREKAVAERTLELEKRLSAEGAERKALEERLRTHAEEIERTRKGLEERFENLASQLLERSAESLRKTSETGLKALLDPLKDRLVEFKGKVEEAYGTEAKERSALRAELKNELENIVKANQRISEEANNLTRALKGDAKAQGDWGEIVLERILEASGLRPGEEYVVQGKELGLVDAEGRRMKPDVLVHLPEEKHIVVDSKVTLTAYERWASAKDEAEKAKHLKDFHVSFYKHVDELSGKHYQGLEKIDAPDFVLMFVPIEAAFAAAMGTDPELFPYAWDRRVVVVSPATLFATLRTVAALWRSERQNRNALEIARQGGALYDKFVAFLGDLEDLGRALGAAQKAYDEAFGKLKDGRGNLIGWTEKLRQLGAKTSKRLDAKYLPEDSPTEQV, encoded by the coding sequence ATGGAACCCATCCTCGGAGTCCTCCTCTTCGTCGCCGGCGCGGCCGCCGGCTTCTTCGCCGCCCGCAAACTCTTCCCGGCGGCCTCGGCCGGCCTGGAGGAGGCTCTCCGCGAGAAGGCCGTGGCGGAGCGGACGCTCGAGCTCGAGAAGCGCCTGAGCGCCGAGGGGGCCGAACGCAAGGCCCTCGAGGAGCGCCTGCGCACGCACGCCGAGGAGATCGAGCGCACCCGCAAGGGACTCGAGGAGCGCTTCGAGAACCTCGCCTCCCAGCTGCTCGAGCGCAGCGCCGAGAGCCTGCGCAAGACCAGCGAGACGGGGCTCAAGGCCCTGCTCGACCCGCTCAAGGACCGACTCGTCGAGTTCAAGGGCAAGGTCGAGGAGGCCTACGGCACCGAGGCCAAGGAGCGCTCGGCCCTGCGCGCCGAGCTCAAGAACGAGCTCGAGAACATCGTGAAGGCCAACCAGCGCATCAGCGAGGAGGCCAACAACCTCACGCGGGCGCTCAAGGGCGACGCGAAGGCGCAGGGAGACTGGGGCGAGATCGTCCTCGAGCGCATCCTCGAGGCCTCCGGCCTGCGCCCCGGAGAGGAGTACGTGGTGCAGGGCAAGGAGCTCGGCCTCGTGGACGCCGAGGGACGGCGCATGAAGCCCGACGTCCTCGTGCACCTGCCCGAGGAGAAGCACATCGTCGTCGATTCGAAGGTGACGCTCACCGCCTACGAGCGCTGGGCGAGCGCCAAAGACGAGGCCGAGAAGGCGAAGCACCTTAAGGATTTCCACGTCTCCTTCTACAAGCACGTCGACGAGCTCAGCGGGAAGCACTACCAGGGGCTCGAGAAGATCGACGCGCCCGACTTCGTGCTCATGTTCGTGCCCATCGAGGCCGCGTTCGCCGCCGCGATGGGGACCGACCCCGAGCTCTTCCCCTACGCCTGGGACCGCCGCGTCGTCGTCGTGAGCCCGGCGACCCTCTTCGCCACGCTGCGCACCGTCGCGGCGCTCTGGCGCAGCGAGCGCCAGAACCGCAACGCGCTCGAGATCGCGCGCCAGGGCGGAGCCCTCTACGACAAGTTCGTCGCCTTCCTCGGAGACCTCGAGGACCTGGGCCGGGCGCTCGGCGCCGCGCAGAAGGCCTACGACGAGGCCTTCGGCAAGCTCAAGGACGGGCGCGGCAACCTCATCGGCTGGACCGAGAAGCTGCGCCAGCTCGGCGCCAAGACGAGCAAGCGCCTCGACGCGAAGTACCTCCCCGAGGACTCCCCGACCGAGCAGGTCTAG